gcgCTACATGATCTGATTTACACTGATTTAACTGTAGGGGGGTACACATGTAGACGTCTGTAATGATGGAGATAAAAACATGGATTTGTCCGATCCTATTGTGCTAGTTGATTCTGGAAATACTCAGATATTTGCTTATGTTGACGAAAAATCACTCAAGGAACCACAAAGCGTGAAGTACACTTACGAGTACAGTGCAGGGATAGGGTCAGATACCTCGCATAGGGAATTGGGATTACTCAAGGAACCACAAAGCGTGAAGTACACTTACGAGTACAGTGAAGGGATAGGGTCAGATACCTCGCATAGAGGATTGGGATTCTCTGAAGAATTAGAGACACCTCCAATTGTTCCTTTACTTTCTTCAAATCCCGAACAGCAAGAAGATTCTTGTCTGGATTCACCATCCTTTGAAGAGGAAATGGAAACTGATATTGCTTATGTCAATGAACCAAGTGAGGGTGATGACCTGCTGGCTAAAATGCCATCTCCGGAGAAAAATTCTGGTTATTTGTCTATTGGAGGCATGAAATTGTACACCCAAGATATCTCATGTGGTGAAAGTGAGGAGGATGATAATGAGCTGTCCTATGGGGAAAGTATGGAGTCTTCTGAATCAGAGGAGTCATGTGGATCATCTGAAAGTGATGGCTCGTCAGATAGCGATTCAAGTATTGATGAAGATGTTGCAGAAGATTACTTTGAGGGTATTGGGGGGAGTGATAAAGTTGTAAATGCTGATCTTTTGGTAGGGAAAATGCGTAAGGTCAATGATGATGGTGTCTCTGGTGGTAATTATATTGATACTCTGCAGAAGTTAGGCGGGATTGATCTTCAAGATGCTTCGAGGGAGTATGGCTTGAAGAAACCTCAATCAGGAAACAGACATCGTTCAAAACTTGGTACCCCTGGAAAAGGTGAATTTACTTGGTCATCTGCCTTGGATGACCTAATGTTTGTAAAGGATTACAGAACAAGTTCTGGGAAAAAGAAGCATGGTTTGAGGTTTCCACAATCTTGGCCTTCTGATGCTCAGAAGGGCAAACATTTCAGGAAATTCCCAGGTAATTATTAAAAGTTTGATTTGGTAGGGTTATATAACATGATCCATGGACTTGATGGCGTTCTACCTTAGTGGCTAGAAGGTTAAGTTCTTCACCTATACCTCCATGAATTTTCTTCTCTATTTCTGATGATCTCAGGGCTAGATCCTTAATAACAAACTCAGCAAGTAATCCAGATTACCCAATTAATGTAGCTACTACACTGTAGATGGGGGCATGGGGCTATTAGCCTATAAAAGTTCTCACCTAAGTTTATACAGAGTTGAAGGGAGAACTTTTTTAATGTATAAGTTAATCTCTATTgacttaatttttttttaattttcttaaagTGAAATGGTATTTTGCTGGGGTATTGCAGAATCAAGTTGCATTATGCATCAATATTTACGCTCAAATCATCACAAGCATATATTGATCTCATTATTTATGCCTTTAGAATGCCATTTCAGGTGAAAAAAAGAAACTTCGTAAAGAAACAATTGCTAATAAGCGTTGGGAGAGAATGATTCGTCGTGGTGTTGATCTCGAGGAAATTAATTTGGTAAGCATCAAGTCTGATTTTTTAATTAATTGCGGACATATTTGTTCAACTTCACAATCATGCGAATATCCAGATCTAACTTTTGATTTGGAGTTTTGAAACGTTTGAAATGGTTAATTACATTGAGAAATATGGTAGCTCCGTAGTCATACAAACAGGGTTGCACTTCATAACTAGTACACAGTAATCAATCCCAAAAACAAAATGAACTACAAGCTTAATCATTTTGTTTTAAATGTAAAGAACAGTTTAAATTTAATTTGTATCTCCATGTCGTCAACAACGGAGCTTATCATGCCATATCTAAGGAAGAGGCCACTGTATCATACTATTGATAACCTTTATATACGTAGACTACATTAGTAAATAATATAGTAACGGTACTTCCTCCTTTCCTATTTAAATGTCCTTTCAGACAAAAACTTGGTCAAATAAACCAAACTTTGACCATAaatttttcttatattttctaataaataagCAGTAttacagatttcggaaatcgaaactattcggttgaggtaccgatttacgatttatcggacgatttttaaaaattggatgtttaatcggcgatttatcggaaatcggtcaaatcggacaaatatttttgaccgatttttgagcgatttatcggcaattttttaaaaatcggccGATTTCTATATCAGAGTAAATAAGTGATAATTTTTTATGAATATGAACCTATATTTCGTGTATATTGCTAGTGTTAAAAATATTGAACTGTTTATATATATAGTGGTAAAATTACGGTCAAAATTTGGTCAATTTGACTGAATTTTGCTATTTAATTAGGGACGGAGAAAGTATAGATTTTACTTAACTTTAATGATTTACCTTTTGCCACATAAATTTATCAGTTTCTTCACCTGTGGTGAATAagtttgtttaattttttttgtagTTGATTAAAACTATTGAAAATAACCATTCTCATCTTTAAATGATATTTAACCTGAATCCAAACAAGAAAGTCTCGTTAAGATTTAGGTTTAACACAAATGTATGTGAAATTCTCGGTAAATTCATCAATGATAATGAGACTCTTTCTTCCGAACTGTAGAAATTACAGCAGATGGTTTTGGACGGAGGTGATATTTTATCATTTCAACCTATGCACTCCCGTGATTGTTCCCAGGTGAGGGGTCACCTTGTCTCACTATGGTGCTACTTGCTACTTCTTTGTTTGTTTTGTGTTTCACTATTTTTGAACCTTACTTGAAACATTAATTTCTTGTCTTGGTGATTTTTATACGTTTTACCATTGTCTGGTCAATTGGTTGCTTATTTTCCTTTACAATGAATATAACAAATTTTGTGGTTGCTTATTTGCCATTAAAATCTATATAACAAATTTTATGGTTTATGTGTGTCTGCGGTGTATACATATATTTCACATGTCTATTACTCCTATCAGTCACCTCTGATTTGCTGATATATAATTAGCAGTAGTGGACATGTGAAATATATGTATAATAGCAAATAATTGTCCCTACACATGATTTGATCATCGACTATCTATCTCCTGTTAGTTATCTAGTCATGCTTACGATGGTGCCCTTACACATGATATGATCATCCATGCTTCAAATGCAATTGTTGAGAAAACAAACTTTTTTTAAGCTCCCTATTCTCTTTCTTGCTTCTTTATTCATTCTTCTTGATTTTATCTGATCTGCTACATGTGCACTTCTTTTTTTCTAAATTACATATGCAGTTTGTTGAAGCTTGTTTTTCATAAACTCATAATTATGTCTATGCAGAAAAGTTATCTTCCAGTTGTTGACAATCTTCAAAAATTGGTTTCTTGAATTCAAAATATTCATAATTACTCTATCTTTTTTATATAAATTCAGGTCCGCAGGTTGGCAGCAATATATTGCTTGCACAGTGGGTGTCAAGGTTCAGGGAAGAAGAGGTAATTTGTAAACTGAGTCGGTGGTTCCAGTGTAAGATCCCTTCTAATAAAAATTAGTGAAGTAAAAAACAGGTGAATAAAAATAGGCGATTTTCACAAGTCGAGGTGAAGACCAAATTGTAAAATTATAGAATGTGCTTCTGTTGATTACCAAAAATTGTTGCATAGGATGCAATAGTAGCATTTGTTCGATTTTCTCTGTGAACTCCTCCCATATGTTTCTGTAGTTGGCAGGTGAAGAGAGTGAACAAAAAATACAAATCAAAGCCAATACCATATTTGATTTTGTGCTAATATCATTACCCTGATGTTTCTCAAATGCTGTTTATTTAGTTATTTGGACCCTGTGATTGTCAAAACAACTTAAATTTTGTATTGTTTGTTGATATTCAGATTTGTTACTGTAATTCGAACAGAGCGCACATGTATGCCATCTTCAAGTGGTAAAGTTCGCCTTGAGAAGGTAACTCTAGCAAACTATTGGCTTTGTTCATTCTCTTTTGTTCCTTACTCACCTTATGGTGGTGGGTTGTTTCCGATGTCTAGCTGATTGGTGCCGGCAACGATGATGCTGATTTTGCAATTAATGATGTTACATCAACCAAGGGAGATAGAAAGATAGCTAAAAGGGGATCAAAAGGGTTTGGTCAGGGCTCTGCTCCAAACAAGTCATTTAAGAGCTCAGCTGATCGTTATGGCACTAAAGAAGTAAAAAGAAAGAATAAGAGCGAGGACAAGCGTTCTTATGCTGCACAGCCCATGTCTTTCGTCTCAAGTGGTGTTATGCATACTGAATCAGAGATCAGAACACTTAATACAACAGAGACAGAAAGCAGTTGTCATGACAAGAAAGATGTTTCTTCCAGCTATGGTGCCTTTGAGTTGCACACTACGGGCTTTGGGTCAAAGATGATGGCAAAAATGGGATATGTAGAGGGGGAAGGTCTTGGAAAGGATCACCAGGGCCGGGCAGAAGTCATAGAAGTGGTTCAGCGACCTAAATCACTTGGGCTTGGGGCTAATGCTCCTGAGCCACCTGAGCCAAGTTTTGCAAGTTCTGTTAAAAGGACCCAACTTCCAAAGAAGTCAAGCTCAAGTGGCTCAGGTGCAAAGGGGCCTAAAACAAGAAATAAAATGCACGGAAATGAGTCCCAACAGTTTGCAGCTTTTGAGAAGCATACCAAGGGATTTGGTTCTAAATTGATGGCCAAGATGGGGTTTGTTGAGGGCACAGGCCTGGGAAGAGATTCTCAAGGCATAGTTAATCCTTTAGTTGCATCCAGACTACCCAAATCCCGAGGATTGGGTGCTAAAGGATAGATTATTTCTAATTAATCACAGCATGATGGTCAACAATAAGCTAAGCACTTCATTTACTTTAACTCAAAATTTGATTAGTTAGTTTTATTGACATTGCTGTTTGTAAATTATTCCTAGACATCTTTGTAGAATATCATAATATTCTCTGAAGGTGTTTGACTTGCTGCATATTTGTAATTTATGATATTCTAATTAAATATCATGCACCGTTTTATAATTTAGACAGAGGCCTTTTGTGGCTGCCCATGGGGAACAAGGGTATTAAAGGGCTCGTGTTGAGCGAAGTTTAGGAGTGAATTTTTGATCTGGGTTGGTGGTGACATTTTTGAAGAATCATCAATGCTTTGATCGAGGTTAGAATTCTTAGATTTCCGTTAAACTCAACAAGTTCAAATATTGTTATTGACAACTTAGTCCAGTAACCGTACATTCTTGGAAAAGTCGAAGTTTACTACCAAAAATCAAGTATACTAGAATTCTTGGTATAAATTAAACCCTTTTCTGCTCTTGATTATCATACAACTCCTACATTTTCCTTAGTTTCCAAACTAGCTGTTGCCGAAGGGGTGGAAGATGACAGTGGAAGTGTCAAAAGTTGTGCATTTTTCACCTTGGAGACACTTGCCAGCACAGCTAATGGCGTCACATCCCCTACCACTGTCAACTTCTTGGCCGCAAAGTCTATATCGAATGATGTCACCCCTAATACAAATCACACAGGTCAGAACCATGAACTCTGTGAAGTACAAATTTTATTTGGCTGGAACAAAGTTAATATAATTGCATAGTAGATGTAGGAATGTTTATGTATCAACTTAGGAAAACGGAACTATTTGTTAGTATATTTCAGCATGTAGTGTTAATGGAAAATGtttgtatatgaaaaaaaaataataataaaaattagaaaTGCAGTTATAGAATTTTGAATGTTTATATATAAATGCATTGGACCTACCTTCCATTCGAGAGAGATGTTTCCTCATTTTTTTCTCGCATCCTCTGCAGTGAAGGGACACTCTTAAGACAACTACTACCTGCAAATAAAGACCCACCTCCATTATATGAATCAGTAATCCACACCACACCCACTACTAATACACAGGACCACCATGTACTTCATACTGTGCTCTGTTCTTGTTGGCTTTCCTTACACTTGTAATGCATTACATAATTTCATGGGTATAGTGTGTAGCCTAGCATATCATTGAAATTACATTGAAGGTCTAGCTTGGTGTCTACAATTCGAGGGGTTTCCATCTTTAGGTTATAATGCCGAGTCTGCTAATATTGGAATTTTCACGTATACGATAGACTTGTGGAATGTGCATGAAAGCAATAGTAGTTAATATTAATGGATGCGTGTTATCAGGCTTGCAATTAGCTTTCATCAGGGAGTCCGTTGCAATGTTTATAAAATTTGTAAAAGTACAAACTTACAACATTAATGGGTGCATGATATGCACTTGCATGTAACTTTCATCAAAGATGAATTTGCTGAAAGTAGTTAATCAGATTAGCTAATAGCAAAGCTCTTACTAGAAGTGTAATCAGATTATATAACTAGCTATATTTTCGTACATATTAGCATTGAAGTGTAAACATGATTAGGTTGATTTTTTGTCATTAATTATCTACAAGATAATAAAAGTGAAGTATAAAAGTGAAAGAATGAAACTATAGAAGATACATAGAGGGTTAGTAAAAGAATGCTCACCTGTTGAGAAGAGCGAGTTGGAGGTGGAGCTGCTGAAGGTGTGTCATTGAGTTTGGGTTTAGAATCAGCAGGAAGCAATAACGGAGAAGGCGGCGGAAGAAGTGGATCAAAATCAGGTAAATTAACACTAGATTTTTGATGAGTTGATGTGAGCAAGTATCTAGAAGAACCAGGAGGGCTAAAAAATTCACCAGGATTAGTACAGCTCCACGAGCTCTTCTTCTTTATCATCCGATTATTGACATTCTTCTTACTCGTGTCATCACCGTTCTCATTTGTTGTCTCGGGGGCAGCAACACTCTTTCTCTTGTCATCAACGTTGCTTAGCTTTGTAGAAAAAGAAATACAGCCAGTAACAATCTCGGGGTTGTTCTCTTTAGATTTGGAAAAATTTTGGTGCTTATTGCGACTAGTACTATTCTTCACGCGAGCTGGCAGGGTAGGGGCAAAGACATCCAGGTCCCTTTGTGGTCGCCCAAACTGCATTGTCCCGAAGGCACTCTTGCGTCCTGGTTGTTCATTAGAAGAGGAGAGAATGGGGGTGTTTTGACTTGATTTCTTGAGTCTAGATGAGTCTCTTATTATGGGATTGTACCTGTCTATTGCTCGGCTTCCGAGACGAATGGTGGCAGAGGAAGAGGAGCTTTCATCCATATTATCCAAACCAGGAACTGAGAAGTGAGAATCTAACTAGTATGAGGAGAGTATATGAGTTTAGACTTGAAAGTAAGAAAAACAAAAGTTCTTATCTTCAAATCACAGACTAGAGAGATATAATATTTTGATTGATATACAACACAACTGTTGTAAGTGTCACAGTAACGTACAATGCAGGGCTATAAATTTGTTTCAGACATGAAAATGACATTTTCTGTATACAACAAATACATGGTAACTTTTCATGTCATTACCAAGGTAAACATTTTTTTAAGTTCAAACACTATGCCCTGAACATCACTTAATCCAATTTTTTTTAGGTTATGTTACGTTAACGTTCCTGATTAATTTAACCCTTCGTCGACAGAGTCTGCTAAGTCGATGTTAGATTAAACATCCGGGGTCTGTTTTAAGCCTTTGTTGACAGATTCTGCTGCGGCAATGTTAGATTAAACGTTCGGGGTTTGTTTTAAGCCTTTGTCGACAGAGTCTGCTGCTGCAACACCAAATAGCACCTTTTGAGATCTTGGATAAATATTTATCGCAGAGTAAAGAAGTATTTAGTTTGTAATGATGGTTAAATAATCTGAATGATACAGTCCATGCGATGAATGGTTCCAAGAAAGTGAGGTTAGTTTAGTGGGGAGTGGGGGTGTGTGCTGGAATCTCTGTGAATTGCAGAAACAGGCAAAAACTGTAGTTTATCACTGAGTTGAACTCAGGGATGAAATATTTATTGGCAATGCTGAGGCATGGCCCTGGCTTTTAAGTATTTCAAGAGTAAAAGACAAAGCAACGGTTAAATTATCAGTAGAAATTAAAACTCGCTTTGTTGAGAGCACATGGTTTGGTTTGGTTGTTGCTGCAAACGGCCGACGACTTGTACAGGTTTTGTTTTCTTTTATGGATTTTTCTAGTGTGCCTCCATGGGTACATGTTAAGAGTTAGTGACTGATGAAGTGTTCACAAAATATTGGTGAAAAGTTTATTAATAATGATGGACCCACTGCATGTATAAAAAtctccaccaataaattttttaCAACATCAATCACACTTTATTAGGATGTGTCCATGGGCACACACTGGACAAACCCAAAATAACTTGAGTCGTTCTCCCGTCAAACACATTACTAATAAAAAATcattataatttagataaaaattaaTTTGACCTTACTTTCCCTCAAATACAATActaataaaaatttataataattttagataaaaattattttgagccgCCCTCGCGTCAAACACAATATTAAGAAAACATTATTATAACTTAGATAAAAATTAGTTTGACGACGCGTTGGAAGTACCTATTGATAGAGCCGATAATTTTATACACTACACGATAACACTACACGAAAATAACGAATTTGGACGGACATTTTTGGTAAATGAACATGAAAGTACACGAACACAAAAGTATACGTATAAATTTAGTGTCGGTTTTGGAATTACTCTtaggtacacgacacgaaacgaaagtatacgaaataaataaataaatatatgtatcATAATTATATGAATACATATATCTTACAATAATAGTTTACATATAACTTTTACAAAAAATAGAAACAAACtaaattcaaattttaatttcACAAGAATTGATTGCACTTGAGTTTGTATGATTTCTTAACTTCACACTCGACTAGTAAAAACTACATATTTTAACCCGTCACTTAAATGCGGTTTActttggttcacgtgatttgcaggctattgcgtgagcccgtatgATTTACCCAGTGTGCACCCAAAAGGTAgtggctgcgggttacctacgatattttttttaatataaattagatttatctttattattaataataatttttaattacaCGAAACACGACAAAACGTACACGAAGTGaaggtacacgaacacgaaacaAAACAAATCCTTAACGGTTCGGGTTTAGGTTATGCATTTATAACACGAAATACGAAAGTATACGACACGTAAACATAAAACAACGAATTGTCAGCTCTACCTATTGATGGAAGAGGGGCCGCCCTCCCATCAAACATAAAactaataaaattttattatgaTTTGGGTAAAAATCAGTTTGTGTCGCTCTCTTGTCAAACACAAtactaataaaaaattattataattttagaTAAGATTTAGTTTGAGCCGCCCTACCGTCAAATacaataataataaaagaattattataaattaaaataaaataataatgtTTCACTATAAATCAAAATGTCTCTACTTAATAAATTATGATACTTAATTTCAATATTTCTCATATAAATTAGGATAGCTATTTGTCACGGACTTAGAACTCCCTTAGTTTAACCGCGCCGACACTTAGCTCTTGTCTACCCTCGAGAACTACTAAGTAAGCCTTTCTATCCAACTAAGTGAACACACACAAGAACACTTACAGTATTTGAAGAAAGAGACGAACTTTGATTACTAAGAGCATTAGACAAGTGAAAGCTTGTACAAATTCTTGGATGCTCTTCCAAATGAGGGGATCTTCTCTATTTATACTACTCTAAGTAGGATTCTAGAACCTTTTACAATATTCCTCCACTCAAGAAGGTTCTAGGGGTTTCCATCTAAAATATCTATCTAAGATATTTTCTAAGTACATTACATAAAATTCTAGAGCTTTATTTTATTTACAAGAGATTGCTACAATATTCTAGATTACTCTAGAAAGCTCTGCAATGAAAAGTGGCATAGACGGGTCCAAATTTAAGCGGTACGTGACACTCTCCCCCACTTAATCGGAGACGTCCTCGTCGACGTGTGATAATCGAGAATCTATCTCTTGAACTGCCACAACTCTTGTTCATTCTCCCATGTAGCCTCACTTGTGGGTAGTCTCTTCCATTTAACCAAGTATTGAGTACTTTGTGGTATCCCTCGACGCCAAATGATTTGATCAACCAACACCTCATCTACTTCTCGCTCAAATGACTTTGTCATCAATGGAGGTGCGCGAGATGAGCCATTCCTTAAGGGGTCTTCCACATCCTCATTATAAGGCTTTAGCATGCTCACGTGAAAGACCGGATGAATCTTCATGTTGGGAGGTAGTTGCACCTTATATGACACATTTTCTACTTTACCAACTACCTCAAATGGTCCTTCATACTTGCGAATGAGCCCTTTATGCACCTTTCGAAAGACCTTAAATTGTTGGGGAAGAAGCTTGACCATTATTTTGTCGCCTACATGATACTTCATTGGTTGTCGCCTAACATCCGCCCATTTCTTCATCTTTTTTGCCGCCTTGGTTAAATATGCTCTCGCCATATCCGCTTGTTCCTCCCAAGACTTAGCCATGTGCAAGGTTCCCGGACTTTGCCCACTTTGTTGGTGTGCAACGAAATGAGGGGTTAGGGGTTGTTGGCCTGTTGTGAGCTCAAAGGGGCTCTTGTTAATCGCCTCGCTCCTTTGTAAGTTGTAAAAGAATTGGGCTACATCCAACAACCTTGCCCAATCCCTTTTGTTAGCCCCTACAAAGTGCCTCAATTAGCACTCAACTCTCGGTTTGCCCATCAGTTTGGGGGTGAAAGCTATTAGAGAAGTGTAGTTCGGACCCCAAGTAGTTGAACAATTCTCTCCAAAATTTCCTTGTGAAGCGCGGGTCTCAATCACTTATGATGGTTTTGGGAAGTCCCCAAAACTTAACCACGTTCTTGAAGAACAAACATGCTGCCTCCTCCTCGGTGCAATCAGTGGTGGCTGCTATAAACGTCCCATACTTAGAGAATCTATCGACCACCACCATAATAGAGCCAAAACCCTCGGACTTGGGTAAGGCCGAGATGAAATCAAGTGAGACATTCTCCCATGGTCTAGTAGGAATAGGGAGTGGCTCGAGTAGACCTGCTGGTTGTTTATTATCCACCTGTCTTGTTGGCACACAAGACAAGTCTTCACATAGACCTCCACATCATCCTTCATTTTAGGCCAAAAGTAGTTCGCCTCTAGAAGTGCATAAGTCCTTCATTGCCCCGGATGGCCCGCCCATTTTGTGTCATGCCATTCCCTTAGTAAGGTCTTCCTTAAACTTCCCCATCTAGGAACATAAACTCTCGCTCCTTTTGTGTAAAGAAGACCGTTGTCTACCCAAAACCTTTTTGTCTTGCCCACAATCGCCATAGTCATGAGTTGGGAGGCCACGGGGTCTTGAGACAATCCCTCCTTAATATTCTTCAAAAGATCCCTCGAGACTTGAGTAATAGCTGCAAATTCCGCCTTCCGACTTAGGGCGTCgaccacaacattcgcctttcccgGTTTGTACTCCATAGAAAAGTCAAACCCTGTCAAGAAGTCTTGCCACCTAGCTTGTTTAGGAGTTAGCTTTTGTTGTGACTGAAAATAGCTAGTGGCCACATTATCCGTCTTGATGGAGAAGTGTGAGCCCAACAAGTAGTGTCGCCAAGTGCGCAAGCAATGAACAACCGCCGCCATCTCCTTTTCTTGCACCATATAGCGCAGCTCAGTGTCATTAAGCTTGCGACTCTCAAAGGCAATAAGATGTACCTCTTGCATAAGTACCCCTTCAATAGAAAAGTTGAAAGCATCGGTGTGCACCTCAAACTCCTTAGAACAATCCGGAAGAGTGAGGACCGGTTCCTTCGTGATCGCCTTCTTAAgatcctcaaatctattttggcAAGCTTTGGACCATTCCCAAGTTTTGTTCTTCTTGAGAAGGTCAATGAGTGGTGCGGCTCTAGAAGAATACCCTTTGATAAATCTTCGATAATAATTAACTAGGCCAAGGAAAGATCGTACCTCGGGGATCTTGGATGGCGACTCCCATTCCTCGATAGCTTTTATCTTCTTCCCATCCATCCTTAAAGTTTCATCCTTGATAACATGTCCCAAAAAATCCACCTCATTCTTGGTAAATGAGCACTTCTCCTTCTTGATGTAAAGCTCGTTTTCCCTCAAGAGCTTGAACACCATCATCAAGTGCTTAGCATGATCCTCCAGCATATCGCTGTAGACCACGATGTCATCAAGATATACCACCACAAACTTATCAAGATAAGGGTGGAAAATCTCGTTCATAAGAGTGCAAACTTTGGCTGGGGCGTTAGTTAACCCAAACGGCATCCCAAGCCACTCATAGGCGCCATAACGAGTCACACATGCAGTCTTCGGCTCGTCACCCTCGGCGATTCTTACTTGATAGTATCCCGACCTTAGATCCACCTTGGTGAAATACTTTGCCTTCCCTAACCTATTTAATAAGTCAGCGATCAAAGGAATAAGATACTTTTTTTTATAGTTACCTTGTTGAGAGCCTGGTAGTCAATACAAAGCTTTAACGACCCATCCGCCTTCTTTTGAAATAAGACCGGTGCTCCATTAGGTGCTTTGGACGGCCTAATTTGCCCCGCATCCAAGAGTGATGTGAGTTGCTTCCGTAGTTCCTCCAACTCCGGGGGAGCCATCCTATATGGTGCCATAGCCGGTGGTTTAACGCCCGGCTCCAGATCAATCTTATGATCCACCTCCCTCCTTGGTGGAAGTTTCTTAGGTAGCTCCAGTGGCATCACATCTTGATTTTCATCTAGAACTTCCTTGATTATGTTTGGAAGGGCAACTCCATCTTCTTCAAGTTCAGCATTCTTCATGACTACCACCAAGTAGGTCTTTTCCCCCTTCTTGAACCCCTTCGATAGTTGCATGGCCGATAATGTCTTCACCTCCTTGGTGCCTTCGATTGTTGTGACCATGCAAGGATCCCCTTCTTTCATAATACACATTGAGTTATAATAGGGCATCAGGATAACATTCACGTACCTTAGGAAGTCCATACCCAACACGACCTTATAGTCATCCATTGGGGCCACCGAGAAGTCTACCTTTCCTTTCCAAGTGCCAAGTTGTAACTCGACTCCATGTGCTACTCCCTCCAAAGGCTTGACCTTAGCATTAATGGTCTTGAGCCACCCGCTTACATTAGAGATCTTCAAGCCAACCCTCTTGGCCTCCTCCAAAGTAATGAAGTTATGAGTCGCTCCCGTGTCTACCATGGCTTGGGCCTTGTTCCCATTCACAAGTGCCTCCACATACATAAGCCCCTTGATTCCTTATGGTTTCGGCACCGGTTTGGCCTCTATGGTGTTGAGCAAGCGAATCGATCCAATGTGCCCCGCATCGGATGCTTGATCGGtagttgttaggtcacacacactgtagaagggggttgaatatagtgtatagcacaatcaaatcgaattcaaataacacaagaaacagaaaataaactttattcaatgtaataaactctgttacaatatggaactgtcctctctcagtgatgaacaaatatcacgagagctgttagggttacaattaataatattcttgataatgataacacttatagtgtaaaccttatgtctgtgtttatatattacacagttacaa
The sequence above is drawn from the Apium graveolens cultivar Ventura chromosome 2, ASM990537v1, whole genome shotgun sequence genome and encodes:
- the LOC141708938 gene encoding uncharacterized protein LOC141708938 isoform X1: MAGGKRRINKSNRKNTSALFVQGGILSDWTSPPKGKSGSQGKGNATSSASRSVNSGGKQKAAVASGSGTKVVSQNAKKGSVFGYVYPTVDCEGGTHVDVCNDGDKNMDLSDPIVLVDSGNTQIFAYVDEKSLKEPQSVKYTYEYSAGIGSDTSHRELGLLKEPQSVKYTYEYSEGIGSDTSHRGLGFSEELETPPIVPLLSSNPEQQEDSCLDSPSFEEEMETDIAYVNEPSEGDDLLAKMPSPEKNSGYLSIGGMKLYTQDISCGESEEDDNELSYGESMESSESEESCGSSESDGSSDSDSSIDEDVAEDYFEGIGGSDKVVNADLLVGKMRKVNDDGVSGGNYIDTLQKLGGIDLQDASREYGLKKPQSGNRHRSKLGTPGKGEFTWSSALDDLMFVKDYRTSSGKKKHGLRFPQSWPSDAQKGKHFRKFPGEKKKLRKETIANKRWERMIRRGVDLEEINLKLQQMVLDGGDILSFQPMHSRDCSQVRRLAAIYCLHSGCQGSGKKRFVTVIRTERTCMPSSSGKVRLEKLIGAGNDDADFAINDVTSTKGDRKIAKRGSKGFGQGSAPNKSFKSSADRYGTKEVKRKNKSEDKRSYAAQPMSFVSSGVMHTESEIRTLNTTETESSCHDKKDVSSSYGAFELHTTGFGSKMMAKMGYVEGEGLGKDHQGRAEVIEVVQRPKSLGLGANAPEPPEPSFASSVKRTQLPKKSSSSGSGAKGPKTRNKMHGNESQQFAAFEKHTKGFGSKLMAKMGFVEGTGLGRDSQGIVNPLVASRLPKSRGLGAKG
- the LOC141708938 gene encoding uncharacterized protein LOC141708938 isoform X2 encodes the protein MAGGKRRINKSNRKNTSALFVQGGILSDWTSPPKGKSGSQGKGNATSSASRSVNSGGKQKAAVASGSGTKVVSQNAKKGSVFGYVYPTGGTHVDVCNDGDKNMDLSDPIVLVDSGNTQIFAYVDEKSLKEPQSVKYTYEYSAGIGSDTSHRELGLLKEPQSVKYTYEYSEGIGSDTSHRGLGFSEELETPPIVPLLSSNPEQQEDSCLDSPSFEEEMETDIAYVNEPSEGDDLLAKMPSPEKNSGYLSIGGMKLYTQDISCGESEEDDNELSYGESMESSESEESCGSSESDGSSDSDSSIDEDVAEDYFEGIGGSDKVVNADLLVGKMRKVNDDGVSGGNYIDTLQKLGGIDLQDASREYGLKKPQSGNRHRSKLGTPGKGEFTWSSALDDLMFVKDYRTSSGKKKHGLRFPQSWPSDAQKGKHFRKFPGEKKKLRKETIANKRWERMIRRGVDLEEINLKLQQMVLDGGDILSFQPMHSRDCSQVRRLAAIYCLHSGCQGSGKKRFVTVIRTERTCMPSSSGKVRLEKLIGAGNDDADFAINDVTSTKGDRKIAKRGSKGFGQGSAPNKSFKSSADRYGTKEVKRKNKSEDKRSYAAQPMSFVSSGVMHTESEIRTLNTTETESSCHDKKDVSSSYGAFELHTTGFGSKMMAKMGYVEGEGLGKDHQGRAEVIEVVQRPKSLGLGANAPEPPEPSFASSVKRTQLPKKSSSSGSGAKGPKTRNKMHGNESQQFAAFEKHTKGFGSKLMAKMGFVEGTGLGRDSQGIVNPLVASRLPKSRGLGAKG
- the LOC141708939 gene encoding protein SODIUM POTASSIUM ROOT DEFECTIVE 1-like, which produces MDESSSSSATIRLGSRAIDRYNPIIRDSSRLKKSSQNTPILSSSNEQPGRKSAFGTMQFGRPQRDLDVFAPTLPARVKNSTSRNKHQNFSKSKENNPEIVTGCISFSTKLSNVDDKRKSVAAPETTNENGDDTSKKNVNNRMIKKKSSWSCTNPGEFFSPPGSSRYLLTSTHQKSSVNLPDFDPLLPPPSPLLLPADSKPKLNDTPSAAPPPTRSSQQVVVVLRVSLHCRGCEKKMRKHLSRMEGVTSFDIDFAAKKLTVVGDVTPLAVLASVSKVKNAQLLTLPLSSSTPSATASLETKENVGVV
- the LOC141704713 gene encoding uncharacterized protein LOC141704713, with the translated sequence MARAYLTKAAKKMKKWADVRRQPMKYHVGDKIMVKLLPQQFKVFRKVHKGLIRKYEGPFEVVGKVENVSYKVQLPPNMKIHPVFHVSMLKPYNEDVEDPLRNGSSRAPPLMTKSFEREVDEVLVDQIIWRRGIPQSTQYLVKWKRLPTSEATWENEQELWQFKR